The Malus sylvestris chromosome 12, drMalSylv7.2, whole genome shotgun sequence genome contains a region encoding:
- the LOC126593430 gene encoding BTB/POZ and MATH domain-containing protein 4, with translation MISGRQKNGRSLASPSSSRFVTETVNGSHNFIIKGYSLAKGIGVGKHIASENFTVGGFQWAIYFYPDGKNPEDNSAYVSVFIALASEGTDVRALFELTLVDQGPNGKHKVHSHFDRSLESGPYTLKYRGSMWGYKRFFRRTLLESSSFLKDDCLKINCTVGVVVSAIDSSRLHSIHVPDSDIGDHFGMLLENEEGSDVTFNVCGERFHAHKLVLAARSPLFEKEFFDGTEEENHDIVVTDMDPKVFKALLHFIYTDNLVEDEELSDASSLCMSSLSDGLAAKLLAASDKYCLPRLRLMCESVLCKIMSVNSVAIILALADRYRAMDLKSVCLKFAAENLVAVMESDGFEYLKENCPLLQSELLKTVAGCDEELSGGGKTRSVWAQFSDGGDTNDRSVRQRTWENGGDRSQSIWAPLSDGVDARGRSRSRSPRQDD, from the exons ATGATATCCGGCAGGCAGAAGAACGGCCGGTCTCTGGCGTCGCCGTCGAGCTCGCGCTTCGTGACGGAAACCGTTAACGGGTCCCACAACTTCATCATCAAAGGGTATTCCTTGGCCAAAGGAATTGGGGTCGGAAAGCACATTGCCAGTGAGAATTTCACCGTCGGAGGGTTTCAATGGGCCATCTATTTTTACCCTGATGGGAAAAACCCTGAGGATAACTCCGCCTACGTCTCCGTCTTCATTGCCCTCGCCTCCGAGGGCACCGACGTTCGAGCTCTCTTCGAATTGACTCTCGTTGATCAGGGTCCTAATGGCAAGCACAAGGTCCATAGCCATTTCGATCGATCCCTCGAAAGCGGGCCTTACACCCTTAAGTACAGGGGCAGCATGTG GGGCTACAAACGATTTTTCAGAAGGACACTGCTCGAATCATCTAGTTTCCTCAAGGATGATTGCTTGAAAATCAATTGCACAGTTGGTGTTGTGGTTTCTGCAATAGATAGTTCAAGATTGCACTCCATACATGTCCCCGATTCTGATATTGGGGATCATTTTGGTATGCTTTTGGAGAATGAGGAAGGTTCAGATGTTACATTTAATGTGTGTGGTGAAAGGTTTCATGCTCACAAGCTAGTATTGGCAGCTAGATCTCCTttatttgaaaaagaattttTCGATGGAACGGAAGAAGAGAATCATGATATAGTTGTTACCGATATGGATCCCAAGGTCTTTAAG GCATTGCTACACTTCATATACACGGATAACCTAGTTGAAGATGAAGAGTTGTCAGATGCAAGTTCACTGTGCATGTCATCTCTATCTGATGGATTAGCTGCCAAGTTGCTAGCTGCATCAGACAAATATTGCTTACCTCGACTCCGACTGATGTGTGAATCTGTTCTCTGCAAGATTATGTCTGTTAATTCTGTTGCCATTATTCTGGCCTTGGCCGACCGTTATCGTGCTATGGATCTAAAGTCTGTATGCCTAAAGTTTGCTGCTGAAAACCTAGTTG CGGTCATGGAATCGGATGGTTTTGAGTATCTCAAGGAAAACTGCCCGCTGCTGCAGTCAGAGCTGCTGAAGACAGTTGCTGGATGCGATGAGGAACTTAGCGGAGGGGGAAAGACTCGGAGTGTGTGGGCCCAGTTTTCTGACGGAGGGGATACGAATGACAGGAGCGTAAGGCAACGAACCTGGGAAAACGGAGGCGACAGAAGTCAAAGCATTTGGGCCCCGCTTTCCGACGGTGTCGATGCGAGAGGTAGGAGTAGGAGTAGGAGTCCCAGGCAAGATGATTGA